A single window of Mycolicibacterium madagascariense DNA harbors:
- a CDS encoding TetR family transcriptional regulator encodes MPRSASRRPSGRTARGTLSAETIVAAAFEVAARCSVDELSIPLVARSLGVGVTSVYWHVPNKEALLDAMTDVALERSELPAFVASSDWRESMMDKARTTRRALLGNPVLTDLILIRGTLGPTSRELREREMDMAVASMMAGGLDRQQALDTLAAVSLLVRGSVLAQRVENRRAASTDDDGVDVGAAQADHDRAFELLLTSLLAVGVQTDGSENDGSENDGSETG; translated from the coding sequence GTGCCACGTTCGGCCTCGCGGCGGCCGTCGGGTCGCACGGCGCGTGGCACGCTGAGCGCGGAGACGATCGTGGCGGCCGCGTTCGAGGTGGCCGCGCGCTGCTCCGTCGACGAGTTGAGCATTCCCCTGGTCGCCAGATCGCTGGGCGTCGGAGTGACCAGCGTGTACTGGCACGTGCCCAACAAGGAGGCATTGCTCGACGCCATGACCGACGTCGCCTTGGAGCGCAGCGAGCTACCCGCCTTCGTCGCGTCGAGTGACTGGCGGGAGTCGATGATGGACAAGGCGCGCACGACGCGTCGAGCATTGCTCGGCAATCCGGTGCTGACCGACCTCATCCTGATTCGCGGAACGCTCGGCCCGACGTCGCGAGAACTCCGTGAGCGGGAGATGGACATGGCCGTCGCCTCGATGATGGCCGGCGGACTGGATCGTCAACAGGCGTTGGACACCCTCGCGGCGGTGTCGCTGCTGGTTCGGGGCTCGGTACTGGCTCAGCGTGTGGAGAACAGGCGCGCCGCGTCAACCGATGATGACGGTGTAGATGTCGGTGCTGCCCAGGCTGACCATGATCGGGCGTTCGAGCTGCTGCTCACCTCGCTCCTCGCCGTGGGCGTGCAGACGGACGGCTCGGAGAACGACGGCTCGGAGAACGACGGCTCAGAGACGGGTTAG